The Bradyrhizobium betae genomic interval TGCTGTGGAAGCTGCTCCGCGACATGCCCGCCGACAACCGGCCGACGCATCTGGCGATCGTGTTCGACAAGTCCGAAGTCACGTTCCGCAACAAGATCTATCCCGAGTACAAGGCGCACCGGCCGCCGGCGCCTGACGATCTGATTCCGCAATTCGCGCTGATCCGCGAGGCCGTGCGCGCCTTCGATTTGCCTTGCCTGGAGCAAGGCGGCTTCGAGGCCGACGATCTGATCGCGACCTATGCCCGGCAGGCCAGCGACCGCGGCGCCACCACGACCATCGTGTCCTCCGACAAGGATTTGATGCAGCTCGTCAACGACAAGATCACGATGTACGACACCATGAAGGATCGCCGCATCGGCATCCCCGAGGTGATCGAGAAGTTCGGGGTGCCGCCGGAGAAGGTGGTCGAGGTGCAGGCGCTCGCCGGCGATTCCACCGACAACGTGCCCGGCGTACCTGGCATCGGCATCAAGACCGCGGCGCAGCTGATCGTCGAATATGGCGACCTCGAGCAGCTGCTGTTCCGTGCCACGGAGATCAAGCAGCCGAAGCGGCGCGAGGCTCTGATCGAGAATGCCGAGAAGGCGCGGATCTCGCGCCAGCTGGTGCTGCTCGACGACAAGGTCGAGCTGGAGGTGCCGCTCGACGATCTCGCCGTTCACGAGCCCGACGCGCGGAAGCTGATCGCCTTCCTCAAGGCGATGGAATTCACCACGCTGACACGCCGCGTCGCCGACTATTCGCAGATCGATCCCGCCAATGTCGACGCCGACGTGGCGAACAGCAGCGAGGCCCGCGGCGGCGACGGCGCGGCCAGGACGGTTTCGTCGGGGACATCAGGCGATCTCTTCGCGACCCCTCCCGCAACGGCCAAAGGCGGCGACAAGGGCGACAAGGCCGCGAGCCCCAAGGGCGCGCCAATCTCGCTTGCGGCGGCGCGCGAGGAGGCTTTGCGCAAGCTTCCGGTCGATCGCGGCAGATATCAAACCATCAAGACCCTCGCCGAGCTGAACGCCTTCATAACGCGCATTCACGATGCGGGCCATGTCGCGATCGAGGTCCGTGCGAACTCCATCGATCCGATGCAGGCCGATTTCTGCGGCATCGCGCTGGCGCTGGCGCCGAACGAGGCCTGCTATCTGCCGCTGGCGCACAAGCAGTCCGGCGGTGGCGCCGGCCTGTTCGACGCCGGCCTCGCGCCGGACCAGGTCAAGCATGCCGATGCGATCGAAGCGCTGCGGCCGGTGCTGGAAGCATCGGGCATTCTCAAGATCGGCTTCGACGTCAAATTCACCGCCGTGATGCTGGCGCAGCACGGTATCACCTTGCGCAACACCGACGATGCGAAATTGATCTCCTACGTGCTCGACGCCGGCCGCGGCTCGCATGAGCTGGACTCGTTGTCCGAACGCTGGTTCGGGCATGCCATGCTGAAGGAGAGCGAGCTGCTCGGTAGCGGCAAGGGCAAGATCACCTTCGACCAGGTGCCGATCGACAAGGCCGCGCCGCTGTCGGCCGAAGGCGCCGACATGACCCTGCGCACGTGGCGCGTGCTCAAGCCGCGTCTCGTTGCCGAGCACATGACCACGGTCTACGAGACGCTGGAGCGGCCGCTGGTGGCGGTGCTCGCACGCATGGAGCGGCGTGGCATCTCGATCGACCGCCAGGTGCTGTCGCGACTGTCCGGCGACTTCGCCCAGACCGCGGCGCGCGTCGAAGCCGAGATCCAGGAGATCGCGGGCGAGCCGGTCAATGTCGGCAGCCCCAAGCAGATCGGCGACATCCTGTTCGGCAAGATGGGACTATCCGGCGGCACCAAGACCAAGACCGGCGCGTGGTCGACGACCGCTCAGGTGCTCGACGAACTCGCCGAGCAGGGCCACGACCTCCCGCGGAAGATTCTGGAGTGGCGCCAGGTCTCGAAGTTGAAATCGACCTATACCGACGCGCTGCCAACCTACGTCAATCCGCAGACCCATCGCGTGCACACGACCTACGCGTTGGCTGCGACCACGACGGGCCGGCTGTCGTCGAACGAGCCTAACCTGCAGAACATTCCGGTGCGCACCGAGGACGGCCGCAAGATCCGCCGCGCTTTCATCGCCAGCCCCGGCCACAAGCTCGTCTCCGCCGACTATTCGCAGATCGAGTTGCGGCTGCTGGCGGAGATCGCCGACATCCCCGTGCTCAAGCAGGCGTTCAAGGACGGCCTCGACATTCACGCCATGACGGCCTCCGAAATGTTCGGCGTGCCGATCGCGGGCATGCCGAGCGAAATCCGCCGCCGTGCGAAAGCAATCAATTTCGGCATCATCTACGGCATCTCGGCGTTCGGCCTCGCCAATCAGCTCGGCATCGCGCGCGAAGAGGCCTCCGCCTACATCAAGAAGTACTTCGAGCGTTTCCCCGGCATCCGCGCCTATATGGACGAGACGCGCGATTTCTGCCGCAGCCACGGCTATGTCACCACGCTGTTCGGCCGGAAGATGTACTATCCCGACATC includes:
- the polA gene encoding DNA polymerase I: MPKTAPKTAAKADSKPAAATAAAKPVAARAAGKGDHIFLVDGSGYIFRAYHALPPLNRKSDGLQVNAVLGFCNMLWKLLRDMPADNRPTHLAIVFDKSEVTFRNKIYPEYKAHRPPAPDDLIPQFALIREAVRAFDLPCLEQGGFEADDLIATYARQASDRGATTTIVSSDKDLMQLVNDKITMYDTMKDRRIGIPEVIEKFGVPPEKVVEVQALAGDSTDNVPGVPGIGIKTAAQLIVEYGDLEQLLFRATEIKQPKRREALIENAEKARISRQLVLLDDKVELEVPLDDLAVHEPDARKLIAFLKAMEFTTLTRRVADYSQIDPANVDADVANSSEARGGDGAARTVSSGTSGDLFATPPATAKGGDKGDKAASPKGAPISLAAAREEALRKLPVDRGRYQTIKTLAELNAFITRIHDAGHVAIEVRANSIDPMQADFCGIALALAPNEACYLPLAHKQSGGGAGLFDAGLAPDQVKHADAIEALRPVLEASGILKIGFDVKFTAVMLAQHGITLRNTDDAKLISYVLDAGRGSHELDSLSERWFGHAMLKESELLGSGKGKITFDQVPIDKAAPLSAEGADMTLRTWRVLKPRLVAEHMTTVYETLERPLVAVLARMERRGISIDRQVLSRLSGDFAQTAARVEAEIQEIAGEPVNVGSPKQIGDILFGKMGLSGGTKTKTGAWSTTAQVLDELAEQGHDLPRKILEWRQVSKLKSTYTDALPTYVNPQTHRVHTTYALAATTTGRLSSNEPNLQNIPVRTEDGRKIRRAFIASPGHKLVSADYSQIELRLLAEIADIPVLKQAFKDGLDIHAMTASEMFGVPIAGMPSEIRRRAKAINFGIIYGISAFGLANQLGIAREEASAYIKKYFERFPGIRAYMDETRDFCRSHGYVTTLFGRKMYYPDIKASNASVRAFNERAAINARLQGTAADIIRRAMIRVEDALAEKKLSAQMLLQVHDELIFEVPDAEVAATLPVVQHVMQDAPFPAVLLSVPLHVDARAANNWDEAH